In the bacterium genome, CACGCCGCGCACGATCGAGGAGATCCGGTCGAAGTTCGGCCCCGAGGTCGCCGGACTCGTCGACGGCATCACCAAGCTGGGCCGCATCGAATGGAAGAGCCGGGAAGAGCGCCAGGCGGAGAACCTCCGCAAGATGTTCCTGGCGATGGCCAACGATATCCGGATCATCCTGATCAAGCTGGCCGACCGCGTCCACAACCTGCGTACGATCGAGTACATCCCGGAGTGGAAGCAGAAACGCACGGCCGCGGAGACCCTGGAGATCTACGCCCCGCTCACCGAACGGCTGGGGATCGGG is a window encoding:
- a CDS encoding HD domain-containing protein — encoded protein: MKRFQFIRGTAEETLPPDATELLARVKAVTPHADIDLLRRAYLFAREAHADQTRASGEPYVSHSVAVAAILAEMRLDAVTITAALLHDVPEDTPRTIEEIRSKFGPEVAGLVDGITKLGRIEWKSREERQAENLRKMFLAMANDIRIILIKLADRVHNLRTIEYIPEWKQKRTAAETLEIYAPLTERLGIG